The sequence AATATTCATGGCAGAGATGTTTAATAAAAACATTAATAAAGAATTACATATTTTAGATCCTGGTGCAGGTACTGGAATACTATCTGCTGCATTAATAGACAGACTGCAAGATTTTGATTTAAAATCAATTCATTTAGTAATGTATGAAAATGATGAAAATATTCTTCCAACATTAAAATCAAATTGCAAATATTTAATTAAATCTTCAAAAATCCCGTTAACAATTGATTTAGTTAAAAAGAATTTTATTTTAGATAATGAATTTGAAAATACATTATTAAACTCCAATACAAAATTTGATTTAATAATTTCCAATCCTCCTTATAAAAAAATACCTAAAAAAGCTCTTGAATCTCAGAAAATGTTAAATGTAGTTTATGGTTCTCCAAATTTATATTTTCTTTTCATGGCAATGTCACTACACCTTTTAAAAGAAAATGGTGAGATGGTATTTATCATTCCTCGTAGTTGGACATCTGGAAATTATTTTAAAACATTCAGGAAATATTTATTGAAAAATGGTGAAATTAATAATATCCACTTATTTATTAATAGAAATAATCTATTTAAACAAGATGCTATTCTTCAAGAAACAATAATTATTAAAGTATCAAAAAGTCAAAATAATCCTGAATTTATTAATATTTCATCATCAAATGATTTCATGTTCGATGATTTAAAACGATTTAAGTTGCCATATGAATTAGCTGTATCTAAGGACGATAATTCATATATCTTCTTACCCACAAATCAAAGTGAGGTGAATATTTTAACTCTATTAAATAAATTTAAATATAATCTTACAGATCTTGGGATTAAATTGAAAACCGGATTAACTGTGGGTTTTAGAAATAAAGAATTATTATTTGATTCCCAATGTCCTCAATCTGTGCCAATATTTTATCCTTGTCATTTTAATGATGGTTTTGTTAAGTTTCCTGTTGACACTGATAAAAAACAATTTATTTTAAAAGATAAAACTAGTTTACTTCAAGACAATAAAAATTTCTTGTTTTTAAAAAGATTCACATCCAAAGAAGAAAAAAGAAGATTGCAACCAGCAATATACTTACATGATTCTTTAAGTGAATTTAATCATATTTCAACAGATAATAAGATTAATTTCATTGATACAGTTAATAAAAATGATTATCTAACGTTAGCTGAGATTTATGGGTTATTTGCATTATTTAATTCTACATTATATGATA comes from uncultured Methanobrevibacter sp. and encodes:
- a CDS encoding class I SAM-dependent DNA methyltransferase — translated: MLNHIVNITDQYLEEFPKTERKKIGQFFTSKDTAIFMAEMFNKNINKELHILDPGAGTGILSAALIDRLQDFDLKSIHLVMYENDENILPTLKSNCKYLIKSSKIPLTIDLVKKNFILDNEFENTLLNSNTKFDLIISNPPYKKIPKKALESQKMLNVVYGSPNLYFLFMAMSLHLLKENGEMVFIIPRSWTSGNYFKTFRKYLLKNGEINNIHLFINRNNLFKQDAILQETIIIKVSKSQNNPEFINISSSNDFMFDDLKRFKLPYELAVSKDDNSYIFLPTNQSEVNILTLLNKFKYNLTDLGIKLKTGLTVGFRNKELLFDSQCPQSVPIFYPCHFNDGFVKFPVDTDKKQFILKDKTSLLQDNKNFLFLKRFTSKEEKRRLQPAIYLHDSLSEFNHISTDNKINFIDTVNKNDYLTLAEIYGLFALFNSTLYDKYYRILDGSTQVNASEINSMPVPDRNSLKQLGDKIIHSNNLTTNYCDKILGELIYG